In the genome of Deltaproteobacteria bacterium, the window CGCATACCCTAAGCGAAAGCCGGAAATGCCAAGAATGGGTGGACAGCTCAAGAGGGCCCATTGTGAAGTTGTTGTGTGAGCTCCATTTTTCTTGTGGCTTTCCGCTTTGGGAAGAAACAGCGCGAGCAAGAGGAGTGCAAGCACACTCAGCCCAGCCATGACAAAGAAGTTCATCCCCATGCTGAAATGATCTTTGAGGAACCCACCGATGAGCGGTCCACCACCGATACCACCGAGTAACGCGGTATTGAGGTAGCCGCTATAGGTCCCCTCTTGGCCTTTGGGCGCAATATCCCCGACATACGCCATCGCGATCGGGTGAACGATGGCAGTTGCCGTCCCATGAACAAGCATCACCAAGATGAACGCCAGAAAAGCATGGGCGGGCACATAGGCAAGTGATGAGAGGACGTAACACAGCACGCCAAAGAGGAGGAACGACTTGCGATCCCATCGATCTGATAACCGACCGACGAACGGGAGGATCACTATTCGTGTGGCGGCATGGACGCTAAAGAGCAACCCCGCACCGAACTCGCTCACCTGAAATTGTTGAACATACAGCGGGAGAAACGGAATCACCATGCTGTTTCCGGCCATGGTGGAGAAGACAGCGAGCGACAGAACAAACAAGGCGCGGTTTTGTCTCATTGAGGCGGTACTTTCAACTAACGACTGGCCTTTTCTAAGCGCTCCGCTCGCCCGATCAATGACCCCAGCATGTCGTGCACGTGTCGCAGACGATCCGCGAGCGCATCTTCGGCCTCAGCCCCGCGCGTCGCAAGACAGCCGCGTTCGATCAATTCAACGAACTCGGTCGCAATGTCATCCAGACGTTCCCCGCTAGAGCTATACCACTTATGCAACCAGGCACACATGCCAATGATGGCCTGGGCAGTAAGCTTGACATTGAGATCACGAAAAACTCCTTGTGCCATGCCCTCTCGAAGAACCTGTTCTAGTCCGGCAGCCACGTGTTGTCGTGCCTCACTCACTTCGGCACGCAGCCGGTCTGGCAAATCCGCTTCTTCACCATAAAAGACAGTGAAGAGAGCGACATTTTCACCGATAGTACGTAGGAGATGTTGAATTGCCCGTCGCAACTTCTCTTCTGGAGAAATAGAAGCATGTTGCAGTGGTTGCAGCCCGAGCGCAAAGGTCCCAGCAACTTTGAGGAAGATCTTTGCTAGCAGCTCCTGTTTGTTCTCGAAGTAGCGATACATCGACGCTTTGGCGATGCCGGCATGTCGAGCGATATCTTCTAACGTCGTCTGCCGATAACCAGTACTGGCAAAGCGTTTGGCTGCAACATCAAGAAGATGGCCTTCGATGACCGTACGGCGCGAATGGGTTGCGTCGTCCCCATTCGCAGGAACCAGTTCGTTTTGGTTCTGCTGGGTTGCTCGACGAGACCGCGAGATACGAT includes:
- a CDS encoding MFS transporter, whose protein sequence is MRQNRALFVLSLAVFSTMAGNSMVIPFLPLYVQQFQVSEFGAGLLFSVHAATRIVILPFVGRLSDRWDRKSFLLFGVLCYVLSSLAYVPAHAFLAFILVMLVHGTATAIVHPIAMAYVGDIAPKGQEGTYSGYLNTALLGGIGGGPLIGGFLKDHFSMGMNFFVMAGLSVLALLLLALFLPKAESHKKNGAHTTTSQWALLSCPPILGISGFRLGYAMANALTWVFLPLLATHMLPLSTTQVGLLVSVNVIVSTLVQSPSGRLADRMSKAHLIGIGGALSALALCAFPWATNFWQLLFLNVLVGGTYGIAFPAHVALAMENARNYGMGTVMSLLMIAHGIGMMIGPVIFGAIARHWDLHYAFWSGGLLNLLLIVLCYPLTQRVMVLSPAAPIENPTPAAAD
- a CDS encoding TetR/AcrR family transcriptional regulator is translated as MALSRTSHRISRSRRATQQNQNELVPANGDDATHSRRTVIEGHLLDVAAKRFASTGYRQTTLEDIARHAGIAKASMYRYFENKQELLAKIFLKVAGTFALGLQPLQHASISPEEKLRRAIQHLLRTIGENVALFTVFYGEEADLPDRLRAEVSEARQHVAAGLEQVLREGMAQGVFRDLNVKLTAQAIIGMCAWLHKWYSSSGERLDDIATEFVELIERGCLATRGAEAEDALADRLRHVHDMLGSLIGRAERLEKASR